The Petrocella atlantisensis genome has a window encoding:
- a CDS encoding acetate/propionate family kinase: MGHYILALNCGSSSLKFTLFEVVKDNQLRSRMDGIVEEIGNKAHSRIKVESEAGKTVQDVPLPSHHEALLAVFDCFHKEEIRDQDIVAVGHRVVHGGTAYSSSVRIDGAVIDKIRELFPLAPLHNPPNLLGIEVAMKLLEGVPQVAVFDTAFHATLPEAAYRYAIPKQWYEDFSVRTYGFHGTSHMYVAKRGAKLLKIPYKDFYAITAHLGNGCSLTKIEAGKSTDTSMGFTPLEGVIMGTRSGDIDPAIIDHVAHCLEKKEGLSLEAAYIKVMLALNKSSGLLALGGTNRMQDIREKAEAGDVEAETVIAIYAYRIAKYIGAYWSTMPACQAIIFTAGVGENEGYVRKKVLDFLPALHFKMDEDANKIRKEEVMIGKSDSSDLSVLVIPTDEESVIAYDALYLGYLGTSAPD; encoded by the coding sequence ATGGGACACTATATTTTAGCCCTTAACTGTGGCAGCTCCTCATTGAAATTCACCCTTTTTGAGGTGGTGAAGGACAATCAACTAAGAAGTCGCATGGATGGTATTGTAGAAGAAATCGGAAACAAAGCACATAGCCGCATCAAAGTAGAAAGTGAAGCTGGTAAAACGGTACAGGATGTACCGTTGCCCAGCCATCACGAAGCTTTGCTTGCGGTTTTTGATTGTTTTCATAAGGAAGAAATAAGGGACCAAGATATCGTAGCGGTCGGTCATCGGGTGGTTCATGGTGGAACTGCTTATAGCAGTAGTGTTAGAATCGATGGCGCAGTTATTGATAAGATTCGTGAGCTTTTTCCCTTAGCACCCCTGCATAACCCACCGAATCTTCTAGGTATAGAAGTAGCCATGAAGCTTCTTGAAGGTGTGCCCCAAGTGGCTGTTTTTGATACGGCATTTCATGCTACATTACCAGAGGCAGCTTATCGGTACGCCATACCAAAACAATGGTATGAAGACTTTAGTGTAAGAACCTATGGTTTTCATGGAACCTCTCATATGTATGTAGCCAAGCGTGGGGCTAAGTTATTAAAGATACCTTACAAAGATTTTTATGCGATCACTGCCCATCTTGGTAATGGCTGTAGTCTAACTAAGATTGAAGCAGGTAAATCCACCGATACCAGCATGGGATTTACACCCCTTGAAGGGGTTATTATGGGTACACGTTCAGGAGATATTGATCCGGCCATAATCGACCATGTAGCACATTGTCTAGAGAAGAAAGAGGGCCTAAGCCTTGAGGCAGCCTATATTAAGGTCATGTTAGCCCTAAACAAATCCAGTGGTCTACTAGCTCTTGGCGGTACCAATCGGATGCAGGATATTCGGGAAAAAGCCGAAGCGGGCGATGTAGAAGCCGAGACTGTTATTGCCATCTACGCCTACCGCATCGCCAAATATATTGGGGCTTATTGGTCGACGATGCCCGCTTGTCAGGCGATTATTTTTACCGCTGGTGTTGGAGAAAATGAAGGCTATGTCCGTAAGAAAGTTCTTGATTTTCTCCCGGCTCTTCATTTTAAGATGGATGAGGATGCAAATAAGATCAGGAAAGAAGAAGTGATGATTGGGAAATCGGATTCATCAGATTTATCCGTACTGGTGATCCCTACTGACGAGGAAAGTGTTATTGCTTATGATGCCCTTTACCTAGGGTATCTAGGAACAAGCGCACCGGATTAG
- a CDS encoding TetR/AcrR family transcriptional regulator, giving the protein MIKNERRFIIVQILKDDQRTKIHQAAIDAFIRDGYQKASMRGIAESAGMSVGNLYRYFKNKESLFSHLVKPLIDAFQVYEHRPFKPQLLEVNILENSELVDVIMSARVKYRQELFILLLRAEGSPFEGAKDQLKRHIETQSRILLETLSDGEPDIIKGQLFFKAVSTAIVESFCVILEEAKDDKTFMYNLMELTEFGLKPSLRNLIAIKNNETNFRRINDEEVREFCNHFNHHSSNHCT; this is encoded by the coding sequence ATGATTAAAAATGAACGGAGGTTTATTATTGTGCAGATACTAAAAGACGACCAGCGGACTAAGATCCATCAAGCCGCCATAGATGCCTTTATTAGAGACGGTTATCAGAAAGCATCTATGCGTGGCATAGCAGAGTCGGCAGGCATGTCGGTAGGCAATCTATATCGGTATTTCAAGAATAAAGAAAGCCTGTTCTCTCATTTAGTCAAGCCTCTGATAGATGCTTTTCAAGTTTATGAACACCGACCCTTTAAGCCACAGCTATTAGAAGTCAATATACTTGAGAACTCGGAGCTTGTCGATGTCATCATGAGTGCCAGAGTGAAATATAGACAAGAACTGTTTATCTTATTACTTAGAGCTGAAGGCTCCCCGTTTGAAGGTGCCAAGGATCAATTAAAAAGGCACATAGAGACACAATCTAGGATACTGCTTGAGACCTTATCCGATGGTGAACCGGATATCATTAAAGGCCAACTCTTTTTTAAAGCCGTATCCACCGCAATAGTGGAATCCTTTTGCGTCATATTGGAAGAGGCAAAAGACGACAAGACATTCATGTACAATCTAATGGAGCTGACAGAGTTCGGTCTTAAGCCGTCACTTAGGAATCTAATTGCCATTAAGAACAATGAAACAAATTTTAGGAGGATCAACGATGAAGAAGTTCGTGAGTTTTGCAATCATTTTAATCATCATAGTAGCAATCATTGCACCTAG
- a CDS encoding efflux RND transporter periplasmic adaptor subunit has translation MKKFVSFAIILIIIVAIIAPRVLNIINKESDEEESVTEVAVSGQQVQKGDLSNYVELIGSTRAKNAVNIMPAMPAKVEKVSVVVGDFVEEGELLFTLEETSVRDQVNQAEIAVSMAQVGVKNAQAGINQAQIGYELSQSNYSMQQDSYDLGASNLEKYETMYEEGIISESELEQARIQSQPETLSVLEKQLEQSKSTINQAQIGVESANASLRQAQEGLRQAREMLKDMTMTAPISGYVTMSNISNNNFASNTQPAIVIQDINEIIVDASVTETLINQLEIGATVDVKLDALDDQIFKGTIDTISTSADQRTLLYPLTVKLDNSDLKIKPGMFATVIILTEEKADTLYVPSEAVLLRDDLYYVYVERDGGTVERLEVKVGIDTGHFIEILDGVLLEDVVITKGIGLIDDNSRIKVIRSDQ, from the coding sequence ATGAAGAAGTTCGTGAGTTTTGCAATCATTTTAATCATCATAGTAGCAATCATTGCACCTAGGGTGCTAAATATCATCAACAAGGAAAGTGATGAAGAGGAATCGGTTACGGAAGTTGCCGTCTCAGGTCAACAAGTACAAAAAGGTGATTTAAGCAATTATGTTGAATTGATAGGGTCAACAAGAGCTAAAAATGCCGTTAACATAATGCCGGCCATGCCCGCCAAGGTAGAAAAAGTATCCGTGGTGGTTGGCGACTTTGTAGAAGAAGGTGAATTACTTTTCACCTTAGAGGAAACCTCTGTAAGAGATCAAGTGAATCAAGCAGAGATTGCTGTATCCATGGCACAAGTCGGTGTAAAAAATGCACAAGCCGGCATCAATCAAGCACAAATCGGTTATGAACTCAGCCAGAGTAACTATAGCATGCAACAGGATAGTTATGATCTTGGGGCCTCTAATCTGGAAAAATATGAAACCATGTATGAAGAAGGTATTATATCAGAATCAGAGCTTGAACAAGCAAGGATTCAATCTCAACCGGAGACTTTATCTGTGCTTGAAAAACAATTAGAACAATCCAAATCAACAATTAACCAGGCACAGATTGGTGTGGAAAGTGCAAATGCCAGCCTTAGACAAGCACAGGAAGGTTTAAGGCAAGCAAGAGAGATGTTAAAAGACATGACCATGACAGCGCCGATTAGCGGTTATGTCACGATGTCCAATATCAGTAACAATAATTTTGCTTCCAATACTCAACCGGCCATTGTAATTCAGGATATAAACGAGATTATAGTTGATGCAAGTGTCACAGAGACGCTCATCAACCAACTGGAAATAGGCGCTACAGTAGATGTTAAGCTGGATGCCTTAGATGATCAAATCTTTAAAGGGACCATAGATACCATTAGCACATCAGCGGATCAGAGAACCTTGCTCTACCCCTTAACAGTCAAACTGGACAATTCGGATCTTAAGATTAAGCCGGGTATGTTTGCTACGGTCATTATTTTAACAGAAGAGAAAGCAGATACTTTATATGTCCCATCAGAAGCGGTACTTCTAAGAGATGACCTTTACTATGTTTATGTTGAGCGTGATGGGGGCACTGTAGAGCGCCTTGAAGTAAAAGTTGGCATAGATACCGGCCATTTTATTGAGATATTAGATGGTGTTCTGTTAGAAGATGTTGTCATAACCAAAGGTATAGGTTTAATCGACGACAACAGTAGAATCAAAGTAATAAGGAGTGATCAATAA